In Streptomyces ambofaciens ATCC 23877, a single genomic region encodes these proteins:
- a CDS encoding ATP-binding protein: MTTKRSPHTVHEFTMCFSSTPRGARLARRLCGHRLDAWGVPYGSDAHDVVTLVASELCANAVRHGHVAGRDFHLLLTADPVAGTVRIEVSDTRGERLPRLSAGVPEDGDGGRGLLLVEALADRWGCGPRSSGGPGKTVWAECTAPGLT, translated from the coding sequence ATGACCACAAAGCGATCACCCCACACGGTGCACGAGTTCACGATGTGTTTCAGCTCCACCCCGCGCGGGGCCCGTCTGGCCCGGCGGCTGTGCGGGCACCGGCTCGATGCGTGGGGCGTCCCGTACGGCAGTGACGCGCACGACGTCGTCACGCTCGTCGCGTCGGAGCTGTGCGCCAACGCCGTACGGCACGGGCATGTCGCCGGACGTGACTTCCACCTGCTCCTGACCGCCGACCCGGTGGCCGGCACCGTACGGATCGAGGTGAGCGACACACGCGGGGAACGTCTCCCCCGCCTTTCCGCCGGCGTACCGGAGGACGGCGACGGCGGCCGGGGGTTGCTTCTCGTCGAGGCTCTGGCCGACCGCTGGGGATGCGGGCCCCGTTCCTCGGGCGGCCCCGGCAAGACGGTCTGGGCGGAGTGCACCGCACCCGGCCTGACCTGA
- a CDS encoding phosphotransferase, translating into MAHYTTADQIDLSSVADGYGLTGVSLTVLSGGAANSSFRLACDQGEYVLTSLDNHDEDTANTLARHTRALHRLGLPTSEIVPATDGSLIVPSDDRLLVLKRWIAGTVEQPLPLALLPEAGSLLARLHELPSDAEGLNDVPIGSRRLSAEHLASVPGFADHEFARWLTSRLDRVRGAEADSHRAPCLIHGDLFDDNVIVRDDGGLSVLDWETVSLDDPLLDLGMAAVGLAQDEAGLLDTERLHALLEGYEKIRPLTTVDRSILPLEIEHAALIIAFHRYHRHNVRFPNPERATYHRAMVRFTESVAARV; encoded by the coding sequence GTGGCGCACTACACCACAGCGGACCAGATCGACCTCTCCAGCGTTGCCGACGGGTACGGACTGACGGGCGTGTCCCTCACCGTGCTCTCGGGCGGCGCCGCGAACTCCAGCTTCCGCCTCGCCTGCGACCAGGGCGAGTACGTGCTGACCTCCCTCGACAACCACGACGAGGACACCGCGAACACCCTCGCCCGCCACACCCGAGCCCTCCACCGGCTCGGCCTGCCGACCAGCGAGATCGTCCCCGCTACGGATGGATCACTCATCGTCCCAAGCGACGACCGCCTCCTCGTCCTGAAGAGGTGGATCGCCGGTACGGTCGAGCAGCCCCTGCCCCTCGCCCTCCTTCCCGAGGCCGGCAGCCTCCTCGCCCGCCTTCACGAGCTTCCGTCCGACGCCGAAGGCCTGAACGACGTCCCCATCGGCTCCCGCCGTCTCTCCGCCGAGCACCTCGCGTCGGTCCCCGGCTTCGCGGACCACGAGTTCGCCCGGTGGCTGACGTCCCGGCTCGACCGAGTTCGTGGCGCCGAGGCCGACAGCCACCGAGCGCCCTGCCTGATCCACGGAGACCTCTTCGACGACAACGTCATCGTCCGTGACGACGGCGGCCTGTCCGTCCTGGACTGGGAGACGGTCTCCCTCGACGATCCCCTGCTCGACCTCGGCATGGCAGCCGTCGGTCTCGCCCAGGACGAGGCCGGCCTTCTGGACACCGAGCGTCTCCACGCCCTGCTCGAGGGATACGAGAAAATTCGCCCCCTCACCACGGTGGACCGCTCGATCCTCCCCCTCGAGATCGAGCACGCGGCGCTGATCATCGCCTTCCACCGCTATCACCGCCACAACGTCCGGTTCCCGAACCCGGAGAGGGCCACGTATCACCGGGCAATGGTCCGCTTCACGGAGTCGGTCGCCGCTCGGGTTTGA
- a CDS encoding helix-turn-helix domain-containing protein: MTEVNDEETPQRQQRPEDEPGTGVVTAFGRQLKLLRTRAGLERAEFGKRLGYSADTVASIEQGRRIPQARFIEKADEVLGAGGVLVALKEEVGKAQYPAFFRDMARLEARATALNVYAVYAVPGLLQTEDYARAVFHMQRPLLEDDVIEQRLEARMVRQEIFCRRPAPLMSFVIEEAVLRRPVGGPKVMRETLEQILVTGQSRNVEVQVMPIDREDNAALGGPFSLIDTDKGQRLAYAEVQDHSRLYTDATYVRTLEARYGILRSQALTPSESVAFIEQLMGDT; encoded by the coding sequence GTGACCGAGGTGAACGACGAGGAAACGCCGCAGCGGCAGCAACGGCCGGAGGACGAGCCGGGGACGGGAGTGGTGACCGCCTTCGGGCGACAACTGAAGCTGCTGCGGACCCGGGCGGGACTGGAACGGGCCGAGTTCGGCAAGAGGCTCGGCTACTCGGCGGACACGGTGGCGTCGATCGAGCAGGGGAGGCGGATCCCACAGGCCCGGTTCATCGAGAAGGCGGATGAGGTGCTGGGGGCGGGTGGGGTGCTTGTGGCGCTGAAGGAGGAGGTGGGCAAGGCTCAGTATCCGGCCTTCTTCAGGGACATGGCGCGGCTAGAGGCCAGGGCCACAGCGCTGAACGTGTACGCGGTGTACGCCGTGCCGGGTTTGTTGCAGACGGAGGACTACGCCCGCGCCGTCTTCCACATGCAAAGGCCCTTGCTGGAGGACGACGTGATCGAGCAGAGGCTTGAGGCGCGCATGGTGCGGCAGGAGATCTTCTGCCGACGCCCCGCTCCCTTGATGAGCTTCGTGATCGAGGAAGCGGTGCTGCGCAGGCCTGTCGGTGGTCCAAAGGTCATGCGTGAGACGCTGGAACAGATCCTCGTCACGGGCCAGTCCAGGAACGTGGAGGTGCAGGTCATGCCGATCGACCGTGAGGACAACGCCGCATTGGGCGGTCCCTTCTCGTTGATCGACACAGACAAAGGGCAGCGCCTCGCGTACGCGGAAGTGCAGGACCACAGCCGCCTCTATACCGACGCCACGTACGTGCGGACGCTTGAAGCGCGCTATGGCATCCTCCGATCACAGGCGCTGACACCGAGCGAGTCAGTGGCGTTCATCGAGCAACTGATGGGAGACACATGA
- a CDS encoding DUF397 domain-containing protein codes for MSVQHSKAAVPEAAWVKSSYSTGNGGECIEVAAVSGAFIVRDSKQPAVAKLAFGPEAWDDFLRMAAER; via the coding sequence ATGAGCGTGCAGCACAGCAAGGCGGCTGTGCCCGAGGCCGCTTGGGTGAAGAGCAGCTACAGCACGGGCAATGGTGGCGAGTGCATTGAGGTTGCCGCCGTCTCCGGAGCTTTCATCGTCAGGGACTCAAAGCAGCCCGCAGTGGCCAAGCTCGCCTTCGGCCCTGAAGCGTGGGACGACTTCCTGCGGATGGCTGCCGAGCGCTGA
- a CDS encoding ImmA/IrrE family metallo-endopeptidase, whose protein sequence is MFEIEVNRNLPPLDRYATLAHELGHLFCGHLGPGPEDAWPDRLSHRPAEDHARNEVEAESIAYMVLKRLDPTVRMGDYITGHLGPGRQVPETVALNLTFKAAGLIIDMGKRRISASRLRKPKK, encoded by the coding sequence TTGTTCGAGATCGAGGTGAACCGGAACCTGCCTCCGCTGGACCGGTACGCCACACTTGCCCACGAACTCGGCCACCTGTTCTGCGGGCACCTGGGCCCTGGCCCTGAGGACGCCTGGCCCGACCGACTCTCCCACAGGCCCGCGGAGGACCATGCGCGTAACGAGGTCGAGGCCGAGTCCATCGCCTACATGGTCCTCAAGCGTCTGGACCCGACTGTCCGGATGGGCGACTACATCACCGGGCACCTCGGTCCCGGCCGACAGGTCCCCGAGACCGTCGCCCTCAACCTCACGTTCAAGGCCGCCGGCTTGATCATCGACATGGGCAAGAGGCGCATCTCTGCCTCCAGACTTCGGAAGCCCAAGAAGTGA
- a CDS encoding GNAT family N-acetyltransferase: MRTTDYTIRTATPADLDAARAVMLDTVYRDFGTGYVPRWHGDVIDLAGAYLTPERHTLLVAEDAGGEVVATAALDSRGPAHPPNPRHVAERYPSGVTAQLRRVYVRPEHRRRGLARRLVDELLAFAAADGGYRAVYLHTDPAVTGAEPFWRSLAKVVHDEREDAGGGQGIVHFDVPMA, translated from the coding sequence GTGCGCACCACCGACTACACCATCAGGACCGCCACCCCCGCCGACCTGGACGCCGCACGAGCCGTCATGCTCGACACCGTCTACCGCGACTTCGGCACCGGGTACGTGCCCCGCTGGCACGGTGACGTCATCGACCTGGCGGGGGCCTATCTGACCCCCGAGCGGCACACCCTCCTCGTCGCCGAGGACGCGGGTGGCGAGGTCGTCGCCACCGCCGCCCTCGACTCGCGCGGCCCCGCACACCCCCCGAACCCCCGGCACGTCGCCGAGCGCTACCCGTCCGGCGTGACCGCACAGCTGCGCCGCGTCTACGTGCGGCCCGAGCACCGGCGGCGCGGGCTGGCGCGCCGGCTCGTCGACGAGTTGCTCGCCTTCGCCGCCGCCGACGGCGGATACCGGGCCGTGTACCTGCACACCGACCCGGCCGTCACCGGCGCCGAACCCTTCTGGCGGTCGCTCGCCAAGGTCGTGCACGACGAGCGCGAGGACGCCGGCGGCGGGCAGGGGATCGTGCACTTCGACGTGCCGATGGCGTGA
- a CDS encoding ABC transporter substrate-binding protein, producing the protein MRFHRRSRLLAPFLLVPLISSCFASGGGDDSGSGDEGEGSRLRVALAFPPAENLSPYGADATLLSRLAVTEGLTALDANGSAAPALAESWRRDGEKTWEFTLRDATFQDGGEVTPAAVAASLTHAADAEPAPAALAGVTLSAEAAGERVVRITTAEPDPVLPLRLSSPSLAVLSAKAYGKSGHVDPVGTATGPFELTKVNGAGSASLDRFDDYWGGRAQASGVDTRFIADGTARANALRTGEIDIAEAVPVAQAATLEKETRRDTATTRTTSLLLNAESGTFEDAKLRAAARAAVDTSVFAEDVYEGYADPAAGIYGPAVTWAEGKRTRPVGRAAAGKAAGETITLATYDNRPELPEVAQVVKQQLEKAGFEVKLTVREYSRLEGDALDGKFDAFVLARNTLLDTGDPVAVLAGDYTCDGGFNIAQLCDKGVDSAVADAEKIADPAKRQDAAMAAEARILGSDAVVPLVHQRIITGVGSSVQGVILDPYERTLVGTGTRR; encoded by the coding sequence ATGCGTTTCCACCGCCGCTCCCGGCTGCTCGCCCCGTTCCTGCTCGTGCCGCTCATATCGAGCTGCTTCGCCTCGGGCGGTGGTGACGACTCCGGCTCCGGCGACGAGGGCGAGGGTTCCCGCCTCCGCGTGGCCCTCGCCTTCCCGCCCGCCGAGAACCTCTCGCCCTACGGCGCCGACGCCACCCTCCTCAGCCGCCTCGCCGTCACCGAGGGCCTCACCGCGCTGGACGCCAACGGCTCCGCCGCCCCCGCCCTCGCCGAGTCCTGGCGCAGGGACGGGGAGAAGACCTGGGAGTTCACCCTCCGCGACGCCACCTTCCAGGACGGCGGCGAGGTCACCCCGGCCGCCGTCGCCGCCTCCCTCACCCACGCCGCCGACGCCGAGCCCGCGCCCGCCGCCCTCGCCGGTGTCACCCTCAGCGCCGAGGCCGCAGGCGAGCGGGTGGTCCGGATCACCACCGCCGAGCCCGACCCCGTGCTGCCGCTGCGGCTCTCCAGCCCGAGCCTCGCCGTCCTCTCCGCGAAGGCGTACGGGAAGAGCGGGCACGTCGACCCCGTCGGCACCGCCACCGGACCCTTCGAGCTGACCAAGGTCAACGGCGCCGGCTCGGCCTCCCTCGACCGGTTCGACGACTACTGGGGCGGACGCGCCCAGGCCTCCGGGGTCGACACCCGCTTCATCGCCGACGGCACCGCCCGCGCCAACGCCCTGCGCACCGGCGAGATCGACATCGCCGAGGCCGTTCCGGTGGCCCAGGCGGCGACGCTCGAGAAGGAGACCCGGCGCGACACCGCCACCACCCGGACCACCAGCCTGCTGCTCAACGCGGAGTCCGGGACCTTCGAGGACGCGAAGCTGCGGGCCGCCGCCCGGGCCGCCGTCGACACCTCCGTTTTCGCCGAGGACGTGTACGAGGGGTACGCCGACCCCGCCGCCGGGATCTACGGGCCCGCCGTGACCTGGGCCGAGGGGAAGCGGACCCGGCCCGTGGGACGCGCGGCGGCCGGGAAGGCGGCCGGGGAGACCATCACCCTCGCCACCTACGACAACCGGCCCGAGCTGCCCGAGGTGGCCCAGGTGGTCAAGCAGCAGTTGGAAAAGGCCGGCTTCGAGGTGAAGCTCACCGTGCGCGAGTACTCGCGGCTGGAGGGGGACGCGCTGGACGGGAAGTTCGACGCCTTCGTCCTCGCCCGCAACACCCTCCTCGACACCGGCGACCCCGTCGCCGTCCTCGCCGGCGACTACACCTGCGACGGCGGCTTCAACATCGCCCAGCTCTGCGACAAGGGCGTCGACTCCGCCGTGGCCGACGCCGAGAAGATCGCCGACCCCGCGAAGCGGCAGGACGCCGCCATGGCCGCCGAGGCCCGCATCCTCGGCAGCGACGCCGTCGTGCCGCTCGTCCACCAGCGGATCATCACCGGCGTCGGAAGCTCCGTACAGGGCGTGATCCTCGACCCGTACGAGCGCACCCTCGTCGGCACCGGCACCCGGCGCTGA
- a CDS encoding ABC transporter permease subunit: MRQQVATAVWRFVLAAGLVCGVGLLPWLSHTDPAHTVLKARSAEREPTPEVLAGIRAQLGLDGGPAHALTQWLGGLAHGDAGTSWISGTEVLPGVLRALGASLLLMAVALVVAALTAALVCARTLRLGARRRLGGRRSGGTASAVLASLPEFLVASVLATVVGVQLGWLPALGWYGLQWTVLPALALGLPAGAVIGRLLDDLLPGAFGEPWALAAAARGLTGRRIARQALRRCVPALLPNLGLFVVGLTGGAVAVEQVFDIPGLGRTTLQAALAQDLPVLQAGTLALVLLAALATGATRVAARLLTGPALRDGALSSLHRPAPPAGGLLPLLHGAVLAAVVGLGLTRDPLALDTGERLLAPSLDHPFGTDALGRDLLARVGHGALDTLLLAAAISAAALLAGVLLGLVPRVSGPLVDTVNAVPPVLAALLVTAVAGSGAATPALAVGAVAWAPLAAHTSALLRQERATLHITATRGLGAGRWYLLRRELLPAVLPPVLRHALLRLPGVALALASLGFLGLGAQPPSPEWGLLLAENQPYAERAPWAVLAPAAVLALLGALAVSAAGGLRGPRRRSRRTAAQAAEEPVVTEKEPAAAR; the protein is encoded by the coding sequence GTGCGGCAGCAGGTGGCCACCGCCGTGTGGCGGTTCGTGCTCGCGGCCGGGCTGGTGTGCGGGGTCGGCCTGCTGCCCTGGCTCAGCCACACCGACCCCGCCCACACCGTCCTCAAGGCGCGCTCCGCCGAGCGGGAACCCACGCCCGAGGTACTCGCCGGCATCCGGGCACAGCTCGGGCTCGACGGGGGCCCGGCGCACGCCCTCACCCAGTGGCTCGGTGGGCTCGCGCACGGCGACGCGGGGACGTCGTGGATCTCCGGTACCGAGGTCCTGCCCGGCGTGCTCCGGGCGCTCGGCGCGTCCCTGCTGCTCATGGCCGTCGCGCTCGTCGTCGCCGCGCTCACCGCCGCACTCGTCTGCGCCCGTACGCTCAGGCTGGGCGCCCGCCGGCGGCTCGGCGGGCGGCGGTCCGGCGGCACCGCCTCCGCCGTGCTCGCCTCGCTGCCCGAGTTCCTCGTCGCCTCCGTGCTGGCCACCGTCGTCGGGGTGCAGCTGGGGTGGCTGCCCGCGCTGGGATGGTACGGACTCCAGTGGACCGTGCTGCCGGCGCTCGCGCTCGGGCTGCCCGCCGGGGCCGTGATCGGTCGGCTGCTCGACGACCTGCTGCCCGGCGCGTTCGGTGAACCATGGGCCCTGGCCGCCGCCGCCCGGGGGCTGACCGGGCGGCGCATCGCACGGCAGGCGCTGCGCCGGTGTGTGCCCGCGCTGCTGCCCAACCTCGGGCTGTTCGTCGTCGGGCTGACCGGCGGTGCCGTCGCCGTCGAGCAGGTCTTCGACATTCCCGGGCTCGGCCGCACCACCCTCCAGGCCGCCCTCGCCCAGGACCTGCCGGTCCTCCAGGCCGGCACCCTCGCCCTGGTCCTCCTCGCGGCGCTCGCGACCGGCGCCACCCGCGTCGCCGCCCGCCTGCTCACCGGTCCCGCCCTGCGCGACGGCGCCCTGTCCTCCCTGCACCGGCCCGCCCCGCCCGCCGGCGGACTGCTGCCGCTGCTCCACGGCGCCGTCCTGGCCGCCGTGGTCGGGCTCGGGCTGACCCGTGACCCGCTCGCCCTCGACACCGGGGAGAGGCTGCTCGCACCCTCCCTCGACCACCCCTTCGGTACCGACGCCCTCGGCCGCGACCTGCTCGCCCGCGTCGGCCACGGGGCGCTGGACACCCTGCTCCTCGCCGCCGCGATCAGCGCCGCCGCGCTGCTCGCGGGGGTCCTCCTCGGACTCGTGCCCCGGGTGTCCGGGCCGCTCGTCGACACCGTCAACGCCGTACCGCCCGTGCTCGCCGCTCTCCTCGTCACGGCCGTCGCCGGCAGCGGGGCGGCCACCCCCGCGCTCGCCGTGGGGGCCGTCGCCTGGGCGCCGCTCGCCGCGCACACCTCGGCGCTGCTGCGGCAGGAACGCGCCACCCTGCACATCACGGCCACCCGGGGTCTGGGCGCCGGGCGCTGGTACCTGCTGCGCCGCGAACTGCTGCCCGCCGTGCTGCCCCCCGTCCTGCGTCACGCCCTCCTGAGGCTGCCCGGTGTCGCCCTCGCGCTCGCCTCGCTCGGCTTCCTCGGCCTGGGCGCCCAGCCGCCGTCCCCGGAGTGGGGCCTGCTCCTCGCCGAGAACCAGCCCTACGCCGAGCGCGCCCCCTGGGCCGTCCTCGCCCCGGCGGCCGTCCTCGCCCTGCTCGGCGCGCTGGCCGTCAGTGCCGCGGGCGGGCTCCGCGGCCCGCGACGCCGGTCCCGACGCACCGCCGCGCAGGCCGCCGAAGAGCCCGTCGTGACGGAGAAGGAACCGGCCGCCGCACGATGA
- a CDS encoding MDR family MFS transporter, whose translation MTSLFTARTRRASRRAAPLPPLLRLLILTQLAFNIGFFAVLPFLSEHLGQGIGMAGWLVGLVLGLRTFSQQGLFVVGGALADRYGIRPVVLAGCVLRIAGFAWLGFAERTWAVLGAVLLIGFAAALFSPAVESEVARQAVAWEEESGGDRTRVLALFTVAGQAGAFVGPLLGALLLAVDFRTACLAGAGVFVLVLAGHAWLLPQHIPGRARVRVRGGARLLLRNRRFLALCCAYGAYLLAYNQLYLALPAEVERAAGSQAPLAWLFALSSLLVVTAQLPVTRWAGERLAPRRSMVAGLALIAAGFAVVAGARPAGWTGTAGLLPAAGFVVLLTLGQMLVAPVARAWVPDLAEDGRLGLYTGALSSVSGLIVLAGSSATGLLLDSGLPAAVPWLVLAAVPLAAVGLLPRRPTDSPAGTARA comes from the coding sequence ATGACCTCGCTGTTCACCGCCCGGACCCGAAGGGCCTCCCGGCGTGCGGCCCCGCTCCCGCCGCTGCTCCGGCTGCTGATCCTCACCCAACTGGCCTTCAACATCGGCTTCTTCGCCGTCCTCCCCTTCCTCTCCGAGCACCTGGGGCAGGGCATCGGCATGGCGGGCTGGCTGGTCGGTCTCGTGCTGGGGCTGCGGACCTTCAGCCAGCAGGGGCTGTTCGTGGTCGGCGGCGCGCTGGCCGACCGGTACGGCATCCGGCCGGTCGTCCTCGCCGGGTGCGTGCTGCGGATCGCCGGGTTCGCGTGGCTCGGGTTCGCCGAGCGGACCTGGGCCGTCCTCGGGGCCGTGCTGCTGATCGGGTTCGCCGCCGCGCTCTTCTCGCCGGCCGTCGAGTCCGAGGTGGCCCGGCAGGCCGTCGCCTGGGAGGAGGAGAGCGGCGGCGACCGGACCCGGGTGCTCGCGCTGTTCACCGTCGCCGGGCAGGCCGGGGCCTTCGTCGGGCCGCTGCTGGGGGCGCTGCTGCTGGCCGTCGACTTCCGCACGGCGTGCCTGGCCGGCGCCGGCGTCTTCGTGCTCGTCCTCGCCGGGCACGCGTGGCTGCTGCCGCAGCACATCCCCGGGCGGGCCCGGGTCCGGGTCAGGGGCGGGGCGCGCCTGCTGCTGCGCAACCGGCGTTTCCTCGCGCTGTGCTGCGCCTACGGTGCCTATCTGCTCGCCTACAACCAGCTCTACCTCGCCCTGCCCGCCGAGGTGGAGCGCGCCGCGGGTTCCCAGGCGCCGCTGGCCTGGCTGTTCGCGCTGTCCTCGCTGCTGGTGGTGACCGCGCAGCTGCCGGTGACGCGGTGGGCGGGGGAGCGGCTGGCGCCGCGCCGGTCGATGGTGGCGGGGCTGGCGCTGATCGCGGCCGGTTTCGCCGTCGTCGCGGGCGCACGGCCCGCCGGGTGGACGGGTACGGCCGGACTGCTGCCCGCGGCCGGGTTCGTCGTCCTGCTCACCCTCGGGCAGATGCTCGTCGCGCCCGTCGCCCGCGCCTGGGTGCCGGACCTCGCGGAGGACGGACGGCTCGGGCTGTACACGGGAGCGCTGTCCTCCGTCTCCGGGCTCATCGTGCTGGCCGGCAGCTCCGCGACCGGTCTGCTGCTGGACAGCGGGCTGCCGGCCGCCGTCCCGTGGCTGGTCCTGGCCGCCGTACCGCTGGCGGCCGTCGGCCTGCTGCCCCGGCGCCCCACCGACTCCCCGGCCGGTACGGCGAGGGCTTAA
- a CDS encoding GNAT family N-acetyltransferase, with protein sequence MSLRITPLTDPSDGPRHRRLAWLASDAEGHPVGSAFLRLPTDAGRTRLAELSLHVHPVERRGRVGTRLLDAAVAAARDDSRRGVVAHTEAGTPGDHFLSARGFRTVLTLRYARLSPADVDAAALDEIVERPHPGYLLTSWEGVVPDDLARTFAASRRAMDDMPMDDADHDTAAWDVDRVRAVAKAVADRGDLLHTVVAIDTSDDSIAGFTELVVPGDRTGDAEHYGTAVLPEHRGHGLARWMKAESIRRACAEHPRLGGLVTDTAESNTYMRRVNDDLGYAPTHTTLQYQLDL encoded by the coding sequence TTGTCGCTTCGCATCACCCCGCTGACCGACCCCTCCGACGGGCCGCGCCACCGACGTCTCGCCTGGCTGGCGTCCGACGCCGAGGGCCACCCCGTGGGATCGGCCTTCCTGCGCCTGCCCACCGACGCCGGACGGACCCGCCTCGCCGAACTCTCCCTCCACGTCCACCCCGTGGAGCGCCGCGGGAGGGTGGGTACGCGGCTGCTCGACGCCGCCGTGGCCGCCGCCCGCGACGACAGCAGGCGCGGTGTCGTCGCGCACACCGAGGCCGGGACGCCCGGCGACCACTTCCTGTCGGCGCGCGGCTTCCGTACCGTACTCACCCTGCGGTACGCCCGCCTGTCGCCGGCCGACGTGGACGCCGCCGCCCTCGACGAGATCGTCGAGCGCCCGCATCCCGGCTACCTGCTGACCTCGTGGGAGGGAGTCGTCCCCGACGACCTGGCCCGGACGTTCGCCGCCTCACGACGCGCCATGGACGACATGCCCATGGACGACGCCGACCACGACACCGCGGCCTGGGACGTGGACCGGGTCCGGGCGGTGGCGAAGGCCGTCGCCGACCGCGGCGACCTTCTGCACACCGTCGTCGCCATCGACACCTCCGACGACTCGATCGCCGGGTTCACGGAACTCGTCGTCCCCGGCGACCGGACGGGCGACGCCGAGCACTACGGCACCGCCGTCCTGCCCGAGCACCGCGGGCACGGCCTGGCCCGCTGGATGAAGGCCGAGTCGATCCGCCGGGCCTGCGCCGAGCACCCGCGGCTCGGCGGTCTCGTGACCGACACCGCCGAGAGCAACACGTACATGAGGCGCGTCAACGACGACCTGGGCTACGCGCCCACGCACACGACACTCCAGTACCAGCTCGACCTGTAG
- a CDS encoding CDP-alcohol phosphatidyltransferase family protein, with protein MALNDTYDARPAQQETAVGAGAQILVLALLGTAIGMGTAGWLTGLAFAFATWAVLSRALHRSRLPSFGPANRVTLGRATLVGGVTALVADSFRSAPPVSLLVGLTAVALLLDGVDGRVARRTGTCSPLGARFDMEVDAFLILVLSVYVAMDLGPWVLLIGGMRYVFVAAARVWPWLTAPLPPSTARKTVAALQGVLLLLGGADLLPGPVNAGVVMLALGLLVWSFGRDVLWLWRTSRVRGGARAEVLRELVAP; from the coding sequence GTGGCCCTGAACGACACGTACGACGCGAGGCCCGCTCAGCAGGAGACGGCGGTGGGGGCGGGAGCGCAGATCCTGGTCCTGGCGCTGCTCGGTACCGCGATCGGCATGGGCACGGCGGGCTGGCTGACCGGCCTCGCCTTCGCGTTCGCGACCTGGGCGGTGCTCTCCCGGGCCCTGCACCGCTCCCGGCTGCCGTCGTTCGGCCCGGCGAACCGGGTCACCCTCGGCAGGGCCACGCTGGTCGGCGGTGTGACGGCCCTGGTCGCCGACTCCTTCCGCAGCGCACCGCCCGTCTCGCTCCTCGTCGGTCTGACGGCCGTGGCCCTGCTCCTGGACGGTGTCGACGGCAGGGTGGCCCGCCGCACGGGCACCTGCTCCCCGCTGGGCGCCCGCTTCGACATGGAGGTCGACGCGTTCCTGATCCTGGTGCTCAGCGTGTACGTCGCGATGGACCTGGGTCCCTGGGTGCTGCTGATCGGCGGCATGCGGTACGTGTTCGTCGCCGCGGCCCGCGTGTGGCCGTGGCTGACGGCCCCGCTGCCGCCGAGCACGGCCCGCAAGACGGTGGCCGCGCTGCAGGGCGTGCTGCTGCTGCTCGGGGGTGCGGACCTGCTGCCGGGGCCGGTGAACGCCGGGGTGGTGATGCTGGCGCTGGGTCTGCTGGTGTGGTCGTTCGGGCGGGACGTGCTGTGGCTGTGGCGGACCTCGCGGGTGCGGGGCGGCGCCCGGGCCGAGGTGCTGCGGGAACTCGTCGCGCCGTGA
- a CDS encoding zinc-dependent alcohol dehydrogenase: protein MTRTARAFWLDSPGRGVIRDVELPVRGADEVLVRTLFSGVSRGTETLVFRGRVPENQYAAMRAPFQDGDFPGPVKYGYLNVGEVEEGPRELVGRTVFCLYPHQTRYVVPAAAVTPVPPAVPAGRAVLAGTVETAVNALWDAAPLVGDRIAVVGGGMIGCSVAALLARFPGVRVQLVDADPDRAGVAEALGVGFARPADAHGDLDLVVHASATEAGLARSLELLRPEGTVLELSWYGDRRVALPLGEAFHSRRLTLRSSQVGTVSPARAATRGYADRLALALDLLADPALDALVTGESAFTELPDVLPGLAAGDIPALCHRIRYGGDGD, encoded by the coding sequence ATGACCCGCACCGCACGTGCGTTCTGGCTCGACTCGCCCGGCCGGGGCGTGATCCGCGACGTGGAACTGCCCGTCCGGGGGGCGGACGAGGTGCTCGTGCGGACGCTCTTCAGCGGTGTCAGCCGGGGTACGGAGACGCTCGTCTTCCGCGGCCGGGTGCCGGAGAACCAGTACGCGGCCATGCGCGCGCCGTTCCAGGACGGCGACTTCCCGGGGCCGGTGAAGTACGGCTACCTCAACGTGGGGGAGGTGGAGGAGGGGCCGCGGGAGCTCGTCGGCCGCACCGTCTTCTGCCTGTACCCGCACCAGACCCGGTACGTCGTGCCGGCCGCCGCCGTCACCCCGGTGCCCCCGGCCGTCCCCGCCGGTCGGGCCGTGCTCGCCGGCACCGTCGAGACCGCCGTCAACGCCCTGTGGGACGCGGCGCCCCTGGTCGGTGACCGGATCGCCGTGGTCGGCGGTGGCATGATCGGCTGTTCCGTGGCCGCGCTGCTGGCCCGTTTCCCCGGCGTCCGCGTCCAGTTGGTCGACGCCGACCCGGACCGGGCCGGCGTCGCCGAGGCGCTCGGTGTCGGCTTCGCCCGCCCCGCCGACGCCCACGGCGACCTCGACCTCGTCGTCCACGCCAGCGCGACCGAAGCGGGCCTGGCCCGGTCACTGGAACTGCTGCGGCCCGAGGGCACCGTCCTCGAGCTGAGCTGGTACGGCGACCGGCGGGTCGCCCTCCCGCTCGGCGAGGCCTTCCACTCCCGGCGTCTGACCCTGCGCAGCAGCCAGGTCGGCACCGTCTCCCCGGCACGCGCCGCCACCCGCGGCTACGCCGACCGCCTCGCCCTCGCCCTGGACCTGCTCGCCGACCCGGCGCTGGACGCACTGGTCACCGGTGAGTCCGCCTTCACCGAACTGCCCGACGTCCTGCCGGGGTTGGCCGCCGGCGACATCCCCGCCCTGTGCCACCGGATCCGGTACGGCGGGGACGGCGACTGA